A single region of the Alosa alosa isolate M-15738 ecotype Scorff River chromosome 6, AALO_Geno_1.1, whole genome shotgun sequence genome encodes:
- the smurf1 gene encoding E3 ubiquitin-protein ligase SMURF1 isoform X3 yields the protein MSNPGTRRNGSSIKIRLTVLCAKNLAKKDFFRSCVSVTGLPDPFAKVVVDGSGQCHSTDTVKSTLDPKWNQHYDLYIGKTDSITISVWNHKKIHKKQGAGFLGCVRLLSNAISRLKDTGYQRLDLCKLNPSDSDAVRGQIVVSLQTRDRIGSGGPVVDCRGLLENEGTVFEDSGPGRPGSCFMEEPLPYTDPTGAAGGGNCRALESPNQEQRLQAQRVRNQDSRGHAHTPQNRPHGHQTPELPEGYEQRTTVQGQVYFLHTQTGVSTWHDPRIPRDLNSVSCEDLGPLPPGWEVRSTVSGRIYFVDHNNRTTQFTDPRLHHIMSSQQSQVKESTQALPVQMEVPVEEGGEGGGELPARYERDLVQKLKLLRHELSLQQPQAGHCRIEVSREEIFEESYRQIMKMRPKDLKKRLMVKFRGEEGLDYGGVAREWLYLLCHEMLNPYYGLFQYSTDNIYTLQINPDSSINPDHLSYFHFVGRIMGLAVFHGHYINGGFTLPFYKQLLGKPIQLSDLETVDPELHKSLVWILENDITSVLDHTFCVEHNAFGKFLQHELKPNGRNIAVTEENKKEYVRLYVNWRFMRGIEAQFLALQKGFNELIPQHLLKPFDHKELELIIGGLGKIDLSDWKANTRLKHCVADSNIVKWFWQAVESFDEERRGRLLQFVTGSTRVPLQGFKALQGSAGPRLFTIHLIDANTDNLPKAHTCFNRIDIPPYESYEKLYEKLLTAVEETCGFAVE from the exons TGTTATGTGCCAAGAATCTAGCAAAGAAAGACTTCTTCC GCTCATGTGTTTCTGTCACAGGGTTACCTGACCCTTTCGCCAAAGTCGTTGTCGATGGCTCAGGTCAATGCCACTCCACAGACACAGTCAAGAGCACACTGGACCCCAAGTGGAACCAGCATTATGACCT GTACATTGGGAAGACGGACTCTATCACCATCAGTGTGTGGAACCACAAGAAGAtccacaagaaacagggcgccGGCTTCCTGGGCTGTGTGAGGCTGCTGTCCAACGCTATCAGCCGACTCAAAGACACTGGCT ACCAGCGTTTGGACCTATGCAAACTCAACCCCTCAGACAGCGATGCAGTGCGTGGACAAATAGTTG TGAGCTTGCAGACCAGAGACCGGATTGGCAGTGGGGGGCCAGTGGTGGACTGCAGAGGACTGTTAGAAAATGAAGG CACGGTGTTCGAGGACTCGGGCCCAGGGAGGCCGGGCAGCTGCTTCATGGAGGAGCCGCTGCCCTACACGGACCCCACCGGGGCGGCCGGCGGGGGCAACTGCCGCGCCCTGGAGTCGCCCAACCAGGAGCAGCGGCTCCAAGCACAACGCGTCCGCAACCAGGACTCCCGGGGCCACGCGCACACTCCCCAGAACCGGCCGCACGGCCACCAGACGCCCGAACTGCCTGAGGGTTACG AGCAGAGGACCACAGTGCAGGGCCAGGTCTActtcctgcacacacagaccgGCGTGAGCACCTGGCATGACCCCAGGATACCACG GGACCTGAACAGTGTGAGTTGTGAGGACCTGGGCCCCCTGCCCCCGGGCTGGGAGGTCAGGAGCACGGTGTCAGGAAGGATTTATTTTGTGGACCACAATAACCGAACGACACAGTTCACCGACCCCCGGTTACATCACATCATGAG CAGCCAGCAGTCTCAGGTGAAGGAGTCGACGCAGGCGCTGCCGGTGCAGATGGAGGTGCCGGTGGAGGAGGGTGGCGAGGGCGGGGGCGAGCTGCCGGCGCGCTATGAGAGGGACCTGGTGCAGAAGCTCAAGCTGCTGCGCCACGAGCTCTCCCTGCAGCAGCCGCAGGCCGGACACTGCCGCATCGAGGTGTCCCGTGAGGAGATCTTCGAG GAGTCCTACAGACAGATCATGAAGATGAGGCCAAAAGACTTGAAGAAACGACTGATGGTGAAGTTCCGTGGAGAGGAAGGCCTGGACTACGGGGGAGTGGCCAG GGAATGGCTGTATCTCCTTTGCCACGAAATGTTAAATCCGTACTACGGGCTGTTTCAGTATTCGACAGACAACATCTACACCCTGCAGATCAATCCCGACTCGTCCATCAACCCT GACCACTTGTCTTACTTCCATTTTGTGGGGCGGATCATGGGCTTGGCCGTGTTCCACGGTCACTACATCAACGGCGGCTTCACACTGCCCTTCTATAAGCAGCTGCTAGGGAAGCCCATTCAGCTGAGTGACCTGGAGACGGTAGACCCCGAGCTGCACAAAAGCCTCGTCTGGATCCT GGAAAATGATATCACGTCTGTTCTGGACCACACATTTTGTGTAGAGCACAACGCCTTTGGCAAGTTCCTCCAGCACGAACTCAAACCCAACGGCAGGAACATCGCCGTCACTGAGGAGAACAAGAAAGAATACGTGAG GCTCTATGTAAACTGGCGGTTCATGAGGGGTATCGAGGCCCAGTTCCTGGCCTTGCAAAAGGGGTTCAACGAGCTCATCCCTCAGCATCTACTCAAGCCATTCGACCACAAGGAGCTGGAG ctgatcaTCGGCGGCCTGGGAAAGATCGACCTGAGTGACTGGAAGGCGAACACGCGGCTCAAGCACTGCGTGGCCGACAGCAACATTGTGAAGTGGTTCTGGCAGGCGGTGGAGTCGTTCGATGAGGAGCGGAGGGGCAGGCTCCTCCAGTTTGTCACCGGCTCCACGCGTGTCCCACTGCAAGGCTTCAAAGCACTGCAAG GTTCTGCAGGCCCAAGACTTTTCACTATCCACTTGATTGATGCCAACACGGACAACCTGCCTAAAGCCCATACATG CTTCAACCGCATCGATATCCCGCCTTACGAGTCATATGAGAAGCTCTATGAGAAGCTCCTGACTGCCGTAGAAGAGACCTGTGGTTTTGCTGTTGAGTGA
- the smurf1 gene encoding E3 ubiquitin-protein ligase SMURF1 isoform X7, whose product MLELMSCQAMLCAKNLAKKDFFRSCVSVTGLPDPFAKVVVDGSGQCHSTDTVKSTLDPKWNQHYDLYIGKTDSITISVWNHKKIHKKQGAGFLGCVRLLSNAISRLKDTGYQRLDLCKLNPSDSDAVRGQIVVSLQTRDRIGSGGPVVDCRGLLENEGTVFEDSGPGRPGSCFMEEPLPYTDPTGAAGGGNCRALESPNQEQRLQAQRVRNQDSRGHAHTPQNRPHGHQTPELPEGYEQRTTVQGQVYFLHTQTGVSTWHDPRIPRDLNSVSCEDLGPLPPGWEVRSTVSGRIYFVDHNNRTTQFTDPRLHHIMSSQQSQVKESTQALPVQMEVPVEEGGEGGGELPARYERDLVQKLKLLRHELSLQQPQAGHCRIEVSREEIFEESYRQIMKMRPKDLKKRLMVKFRGEEGLDYGGVAREWLYLLCHEMLNPYYGLFQYSTDNIYTLQINPDSSINPDHLSYFHFVGRIMGLAVFHGHYINGGFTLPFYKQLLGKPIQLSDLETVDPELHKSLVWILENDITSVLDHTFCVEHNAFGKFLQHELKPNGRNIAVTEENKKEYVRLYVNWRFMRGIEAQFLALQKGFNELIPQHLLKPFDHKELELIIGGLGKIDLSDWKANTRLKHCVADSNIVKWFWQAVESFDEERRGRLLQFVTGSTRVPLQGFKALQGSTGSAGPRLFTIHLIDANTDNLPKAHTCFNRIDIPPYESYEKLYEKLLTAVEETCGFAVE is encoded by the exons TGTTATGTGCCAAGAATCTAGCAAAGAAAGACTTCTTCC GCTCATGTGTTTCTGTCACAGGGTTACCTGACCCTTTCGCCAAAGTCGTTGTCGATGGCTCAGGTCAATGCCACTCCACAGACACAGTCAAGAGCACACTGGACCCCAAGTGGAACCAGCATTATGACCT GTACATTGGGAAGACGGACTCTATCACCATCAGTGTGTGGAACCACAAGAAGAtccacaagaaacagggcgccGGCTTCCTGGGCTGTGTGAGGCTGCTGTCCAACGCTATCAGCCGACTCAAAGACACTGGCT ACCAGCGTTTGGACCTATGCAAACTCAACCCCTCAGACAGCGATGCAGTGCGTGGACAAATAGTTG TGAGCTTGCAGACCAGAGACCGGATTGGCAGTGGGGGGCCAGTGGTGGACTGCAGAGGACTGTTAGAAAATGAAGG CACGGTGTTCGAGGACTCGGGCCCAGGGAGGCCGGGCAGCTGCTTCATGGAGGAGCCGCTGCCCTACACGGACCCCACCGGGGCGGCCGGCGGGGGCAACTGCCGCGCCCTGGAGTCGCCCAACCAGGAGCAGCGGCTCCAAGCACAACGCGTCCGCAACCAGGACTCCCGGGGCCACGCGCACACTCCCCAGAACCGGCCGCACGGCCACCAGACGCCCGAACTGCCTGAGGGTTACG AGCAGAGGACCACAGTGCAGGGCCAGGTCTActtcctgcacacacagaccgGCGTGAGCACCTGGCATGACCCCAGGATACCACG GGACCTGAACAGTGTGAGTTGTGAGGACCTGGGCCCCCTGCCCCCGGGCTGGGAGGTCAGGAGCACGGTGTCAGGAAGGATTTATTTTGTGGACCACAATAACCGAACGACACAGTTCACCGACCCCCGGTTACATCACATCATGAG CAGCCAGCAGTCTCAGGTGAAGGAGTCGACGCAGGCGCTGCCGGTGCAGATGGAGGTGCCGGTGGAGGAGGGTGGCGAGGGCGGGGGCGAGCTGCCGGCGCGCTATGAGAGGGACCTGGTGCAGAAGCTCAAGCTGCTGCGCCACGAGCTCTCCCTGCAGCAGCCGCAGGCCGGACACTGCCGCATCGAGGTGTCCCGTGAGGAGATCTTCGAG GAGTCCTACAGACAGATCATGAAGATGAGGCCAAAAGACTTGAAGAAACGACTGATGGTGAAGTTCCGTGGAGAGGAAGGCCTGGACTACGGGGGAGTGGCCAG GGAATGGCTGTATCTCCTTTGCCACGAAATGTTAAATCCGTACTACGGGCTGTTTCAGTATTCGACAGACAACATCTACACCCTGCAGATCAATCCCGACTCGTCCATCAACCCT GACCACTTGTCTTACTTCCATTTTGTGGGGCGGATCATGGGCTTGGCCGTGTTCCACGGTCACTACATCAACGGCGGCTTCACACTGCCCTTCTATAAGCAGCTGCTAGGGAAGCCCATTCAGCTGAGTGACCTGGAGACGGTAGACCCCGAGCTGCACAAAAGCCTCGTCTGGATCCT GGAAAATGATATCACGTCTGTTCTGGACCACACATTTTGTGTAGAGCACAACGCCTTTGGCAAGTTCCTCCAGCACGAACTCAAACCCAACGGCAGGAACATCGCCGTCACTGAGGAGAACAAGAAAGAATACGTGAG GCTCTATGTAAACTGGCGGTTCATGAGGGGTATCGAGGCCCAGTTCCTGGCCTTGCAAAAGGGGTTCAACGAGCTCATCCCTCAGCATCTACTCAAGCCATTCGACCACAAGGAGCTGGAG ctgatcaTCGGCGGCCTGGGAAAGATCGACCTGAGTGACTGGAAGGCGAACACGCGGCTCAAGCACTGCGTGGCCGACAGCAACATTGTGAAGTGGTTCTGGCAGGCGGTGGAGTCGTTCGATGAGGAGCGGAGGGGCAGGCTCCTCCAGTTTGTCACCGGCTCCACGCGTGTCCCACTGCAAGGCTTCAAAGCACTGCAAG GCTCTACAGGTTCTGCAGGCCCAAGACTTTTCACTATCCACTTGATTGATGCCAACACGGACAACCTGCCTAAAGCCCATACATG CTTCAACCGCATCGATATCCCGCCTTACGAGTCATATGAGAAGCTCTATGAGAAGCTCCTGACTGCCGTAGAAGAGACCTGTGGTTTTGCTGTTGAGTGA
- the smurf1 gene encoding E3 ubiquitin-protein ligase SMURF1 isoform X1, translated as MSNPGTRRNGSSIKIRLTVLCAKNLAKKDFFRSCVSVTGLPDPFAKVVVDGSGQCHSTDTVKSTLDPKWNQHYDLYIGKTDSITISVWNHKKIHKKQGAGFLGCVRLLSNAISRLKDTGYQRLDLCKLNPSDSDAVRGQIVVSLQTRDRIGSGGPVVDCRGLLENEGTVFEDSGPGRPGSCFMEEPLPYTDPTGAAGGGNCRALESPNQEQRLQAQRVRNQDSRGHAHTPQNRPHGHQTPELPEGYEQRTTVQGQVYFLHTQTGVSTWHDPRIPRDLNSVSCEDLGPLPPGWEVRSTVSGRIYFVDHNNRTTQFTDPRLHHIMSSQQSQVKESTQALPVQMEVPVEEGGEGGGELPARYERDLVQKLKLLRHELSLQQPQAGHCRIEVSREEIFEESYRQIMKMRPKDLKKRLMVKFRGEEGLDYGGVAREWLYLLCHEMLNPYYGLFQYSTDNIYTLQINPDSSINPDHLSYFHFVGRIMGLAVFHGHYINGGFTLPFYKQLLGKPIQLSDLETVDPELHKSLVWILENDITSVLDHTFCVEHNAFGKFLQHELKPNGRNIAVTEENKKEYVRLYVNWRFMRGIEAQFLALQKGFNELIPQHLLKPFDHKELELIIGGLGKIDLSDWKANTRLKHCVADSNIVKWFWQAVESFDEERRGRLLQFVTGSTRVPLQGFKALQGSTGSAGPRLFTIHLIDANTDNLPKAHTCFNRIDIPPYESYEKLYEKLLTAVEETCGFAVE; from the exons TGTTATGTGCCAAGAATCTAGCAAAGAAAGACTTCTTCC GCTCATGTGTTTCTGTCACAGGGTTACCTGACCCTTTCGCCAAAGTCGTTGTCGATGGCTCAGGTCAATGCCACTCCACAGACACAGTCAAGAGCACACTGGACCCCAAGTGGAACCAGCATTATGACCT GTACATTGGGAAGACGGACTCTATCACCATCAGTGTGTGGAACCACAAGAAGAtccacaagaaacagggcgccGGCTTCCTGGGCTGTGTGAGGCTGCTGTCCAACGCTATCAGCCGACTCAAAGACACTGGCT ACCAGCGTTTGGACCTATGCAAACTCAACCCCTCAGACAGCGATGCAGTGCGTGGACAAATAGTTG TGAGCTTGCAGACCAGAGACCGGATTGGCAGTGGGGGGCCAGTGGTGGACTGCAGAGGACTGTTAGAAAATGAAGG CACGGTGTTCGAGGACTCGGGCCCAGGGAGGCCGGGCAGCTGCTTCATGGAGGAGCCGCTGCCCTACACGGACCCCACCGGGGCGGCCGGCGGGGGCAACTGCCGCGCCCTGGAGTCGCCCAACCAGGAGCAGCGGCTCCAAGCACAACGCGTCCGCAACCAGGACTCCCGGGGCCACGCGCACACTCCCCAGAACCGGCCGCACGGCCACCAGACGCCCGAACTGCCTGAGGGTTACG AGCAGAGGACCACAGTGCAGGGCCAGGTCTActtcctgcacacacagaccgGCGTGAGCACCTGGCATGACCCCAGGATACCACG GGACCTGAACAGTGTGAGTTGTGAGGACCTGGGCCCCCTGCCCCCGGGCTGGGAGGTCAGGAGCACGGTGTCAGGAAGGATTTATTTTGTGGACCACAATAACCGAACGACACAGTTCACCGACCCCCGGTTACATCACATCATGAG CAGCCAGCAGTCTCAGGTGAAGGAGTCGACGCAGGCGCTGCCGGTGCAGATGGAGGTGCCGGTGGAGGAGGGTGGCGAGGGCGGGGGCGAGCTGCCGGCGCGCTATGAGAGGGACCTGGTGCAGAAGCTCAAGCTGCTGCGCCACGAGCTCTCCCTGCAGCAGCCGCAGGCCGGACACTGCCGCATCGAGGTGTCCCGTGAGGAGATCTTCGAG GAGTCCTACAGACAGATCATGAAGATGAGGCCAAAAGACTTGAAGAAACGACTGATGGTGAAGTTCCGTGGAGAGGAAGGCCTGGACTACGGGGGAGTGGCCAG GGAATGGCTGTATCTCCTTTGCCACGAAATGTTAAATCCGTACTACGGGCTGTTTCAGTATTCGACAGACAACATCTACACCCTGCAGATCAATCCCGACTCGTCCATCAACCCT GACCACTTGTCTTACTTCCATTTTGTGGGGCGGATCATGGGCTTGGCCGTGTTCCACGGTCACTACATCAACGGCGGCTTCACACTGCCCTTCTATAAGCAGCTGCTAGGGAAGCCCATTCAGCTGAGTGACCTGGAGACGGTAGACCCCGAGCTGCACAAAAGCCTCGTCTGGATCCT GGAAAATGATATCACGTCTGTTCTGGACCACACATTTTGTGTAGAGCACAACGCCTTTGGCAAGTTCCTCCAGCACGAACTCAAACCCAACGGCAGGAACATCGCCGTCACTGAGGAGAACAAGAAAGAATACGTGAG GCTCTATGTAAACTGGCGGTTCATGAGGGGTATCGAGGCCCAGTTCCTGGCCTTGCAAAAGGGGTTCAACGAGCTCATCCCTCAGCATCTACTCAAGCCATTCGACCACAAGGAGCTGGAG ctgatcaTCGGCGGCCTGGGAAAGATCGACCTGAGTGACTGGAAGGCGAACACGCGGCTCAAGCACTGCGTGGCCGACAGCAACATTGTGAAGTGGTTCTGGCAGGCGGTGGAGTCGTTCGATGAGGAGCGGAGGGGCAGGCTCCTCCAGTTTGTCACCGGCTCCACGCGTGTCCCACTGCAAGGCTTCAAAGCACTGCAAG GCTCTACAGGTTCTGCAGGCCCAAGACTTTTCACTATCCACTTGATTGATGCCAACACGGACAACCTGCCTAAAGCCCATACATG CTTCAACCGCATCGATATCCCGCCTTACGAGTCATATGAGAAGCTCTATGAGAAGCTCCTGACTGCCGTAGAAGAGACCTGTGGTTTTGCTGTTGAGTGA
- the smurf1 gene encoding E3 ubiquitin-protein ligase SMURF1 isoform X2, with the protein MSNPGTRRNGSSIKIRLTVLCAKNLAKKDFFRSCVSVTGLPDPFAKVVVDGSGQCHSTDTVKSTLDPKWNQHYDLYIGKTDSITISVWNHKKIHKKQGAGFLGCVRLLSNAISRLKDTGYQRLDLCKLNPSDSDAVRGQIVVSLQTRDRIGSGGPVVDCRGLLENEGTVFEDSGPGRPGSCFMEEPLPYTDPTGAAGGGNCRALESPNQEQRLQAQRVRNQDSRGHAHTPQNRPHGHQTPELPEGYEQRTTVQGQVYFLHTQTGVSTWHDPRIPRDLNSVSCEDLGPLPPGWEVRSTVSGRIYFVDHNNRTTQFTDPRLHHIMSQQSQVKESTQALPVQMEVPVEEGGEGGGELPARYERDLVQKLKLLRHELSLQQPQAGHCRIEVSREEIFEESYRQIMKMRPKDLKKRLMVKFRGEEGLDYGGVAREWLYLLCHEMLNPYYGLFQYSTDNIYTLQINPDSSINPDHLSYFHFVGRIMGLAVFHGHYINGGFTLPFYKQLLGKPIQLSDLETVDPELHKSLVWILENDITSVLDHTFCVEHNAFGKFLQHELKPNGRNIAVTEENKKEYVRLYVNWRFMRGIEAQFLALQKGFNELIPQHLLKPFDHKELELIIGGLGKIDLSDWKANTRLKHCVADSNIVKWFWQAVESFDEERRGRLLQFVTGSTRVPLQGFKALQGSTGSAGPRLFTIHLIDANTDNLPKAHTCFNRIDIPPYESYEKLYEKLLTAVEETCGFAVE; encoded by the exons TGTTATGTGCCAAGAATCTAGCAAAGAAAGACTTCTTCC GCTCATGTGTTTCTGTCACAGGGTTACCTGACCCTTTCGCCAAAGTCGTTGTCGATGGCTCAGGTCAATGCCACTCCACAGACACAGTCAAGAGCACACTGGACCCCAAGTGGAACCAGCATTATGACCT GTACATTGGGAAGACGGACTCTATCACCATCAGTGTGTGGAACCACAAGAAGAtccacaagaaacagggcgccGGCTTCCTGGGCTGTGTGAGGCTGCTGTCCAACGCTATCAGCCGACTCAAAGACACTGGCT ACCAGCGTTTGGACCTATGCAAACTCAACCCCTCAGACAGCGATGCAGTGCGTGGACAAATAGTTG TGAGCTTGCAGACCAGAGACCGGATTGGCAGTGGGGGGCCAGTGGTGGACTGCAGAGGACTGTTAGAAAATGAAGG CACGGTGTTCGAGGACTCGGGCCCAGGGAGGCCGGGCAGCTGCTTCATGGAGGAGCCGCTGCCCTACACGGACCCCACCGGGGCGGCCGGCGGGGGCAACTGCCGCGCCCTGGAGTCGCCCAACCAGGAGCAGCGGCTCCAAGCACAACGCGTCCGCAACCAGGACTCCCGGGGCCACGCGCACACTCCCCAGAACCGGCCGCACGGCCACCAGACGCCCGAACTGCCTGAGGGTTACG AGCAGAGGACCACAGTGCAGGGCCAGGTCTActtcctgcacacacagaccgGCGTGAGCACCTGGCATGACCCCAGGATACCACG GGACCTGAACAGTGTGAGTTGTGAGGACCTGGGCCCCCTGCCCCCGGGCTGGGAGGTCAGGAGCACGGTGTCAGGAAGGATTTATTTTGTGGACCACAATAACCGAACGACACAGTTCACCGACCCCCGGTTACATCACATCATGAG CCAGCAGTCTCAGGTGAAGGAGTCGACGCAGGCGCTGCCGGTGCAGATGGAGGTGCCGGTGGAGGAGGGTGGCGAGGGCGGGGGCGAGCTGCCGGCGCGCTATGAGAGGGACCTGGTGCAGAAGCTCAAGCTGCTGCGCCACGAGCTCTCCCTGCAGCAGCCGCAGGCCGGACACTGCCGCATCGAGGTGTCCCGTGAGGAGATCTTCGAG GAGTCCTACAGACAGATCATGAAGATGAGGCCAAAAGACTTGAAGAAACGACTGATGGTGAAGTTCCGTGGAGAGGAAGGCCTGGACTACGGGGGAGTGGCCAG GGAATGGCTGTATCTCCTTTGCCACGAAATGTTAAATCCGTACTACGGGCTGTTTCAGTATTCGACAGACAACATCTACACCCTGCAGATCAATCCCGACTCGTCCATCAACCCT GACCACTTGTCTTACTTCCATTTTGTGGGGCGGATCATGGGCTTGGCCGTGTTCCACGGTCACTACATCAACGGCGGCTTCACACTGCCCTTCTATAAGCAGCTGCTAGGGAAGCCCATTCAGCTGAGTGACCTGGAGACGGTAGACCCCGAGCTGCACAAAAGCCTCGTCTGGATCCT GGAAAATGATATCACGTCTGTTCTGGACCACACATTTTGTGTAGAGCACAACGCCTTTGGCAAGTTCCTCCAGCACGAACTCAAACCCAACGGCAGGAACATCGCCGTCACTGAGGAGAACAAGAAAGAATACGTGAG GCTCTATGTAAACTGGCGGTTCATGAGGGGTATCGAGGCCCAGTTCCTGGCCTTGCAAAAGGGGTTCAACGAGCTCATCCCTCAGCATCTACTCAAGCCATTCGACCACAAGGAGCTGGAG ctgatcaTCGGCGGCCTGGGAAAGATCGACCTGAGTGACTGGAAGGCGAACACGCGGCTCAAGCACTGCGTGGCCGACAGCAACATTGTGAAGTGGTTCTGGCAGGCGGTGGAGTCGTTCGATGAGGAGCGGAGGGGCAGGCTCCTCCAGTTTGTCACCGGCTCCACGCGTGTCCCACTGCAAGGCTTCAAAGCACTGCAAG GCTCTACAGGTTCTGCAGGCCCAAGACTTTTCACTATCCACTTGATTGATGCCAACACGGACAACCTGCCTAAAGCCCATACATG CTTCAACCGCATCGATATCCCGCCTTACGAGTCATATGAGAAGCTCTATGAGAAGCTCCTGACTGCCGTAGAAGAGACCTGTGGTTTTGCTGTTGAGTGA